TCAACATCTATGAGCatcaataattaattatgcaGTAATGCAACATATTcatgttctagatacatacaaCCTAATAATATCATGAAATGATTCATGTGAATGATTATGAGTTCAATTACAATTAATTAAAGAGATTATCATTTATTAGGGATAGTATTATTCACCTCTTGAAGCCTATCACTCACTAAACATTGACTTGAGTTTCCTTTCTAGTTATAGTTCTCTGGATCCCTCAAGTTTGGTCCTATAAAAGATGAACCCTAATGACTTATTTGGATCTGTATTACTCTATACATACATCATACAAATTATTCTAGATCCATATAGGGTCTAAAAAAAACAAGTTTTGGagccttgaaaaaaaaaaaaaaaagaaataaggtAGGTAGAAGCAATTTCGGCTACCAAAGTAAGGAATTTTAGTTGCTGAAGTCATGAACCTCTTGTGCCCTTGAAAGCAATAGCCACTCCGACTGCTAAAATAATAGTTTTTGAAAACCAAATCTATGAattttcaaaattctcaattcgaTTCTACCGCATCCAACTTGCTAAAAACTTGATCATTCTATTTCCCAATTCCAAAACTCAACTCTAACAACAAATATAACACATATAACAGCTATTCAAACTTCATAAGCATAAAAATGCCGTATACATGCACATTAAATTCAACCCTCAAGAAATCTCAAATCataaaacccaaaaaaaaaagaaaaatatttcaattttaccaTACACTCATAACATTATTTAAGAGGTATTGATGATGCACTTGCCACCCCAAAAATGACTCCGAAAAGGCATATGCAACTATCAATTATAAAAAACCATGTGGAGAGGAACATCTCTTACTAATTTGAAATTCGTTTTACAAATCTCATGTTGAAAGTTAAAACATAAATTCCAATTTGCTTAAACACATAAAAATCAAGTTATTGAACAATGAACTATTTCAAAACCAcacatgcaaaagaaaaagaaagaaatgacAAGAAAAAACTTACCTTCGAAATCTTAACTGCTACTCCTTACTAGTAAGAACTTTCCCTTGGCATCACTTAACCTTCACATATACTCTAGCACCAAAATTAAATCAACTTAGTAGAAAAAATCCATCTTTCAAAGCATAAAGAAACAAGAGGAAGATTTGGAGTTCAAAGGCACCTTGGGAGCAGAAATGGGGAACATTTCTTTTCCATTTCGTCCATCAAGACCTTAAATACCCCTTAAACAAAAAGGAACTTTTAGCTGCTAAAATCCATTTTGTCCAGTTTAAGTATTTTTTTCTTTAGACTTTCATCTCCCCTACTCTAAACCTTCCAACGTCACATATAAAACTATATAAACGCTTATCACAAGCACTACTCATCCTCGAAAGTCTATGTTCTTGCCGATATTTCCATGCACGATAAGAAGTTGGACAACAGGCCTTGGTGGATATTACCCATAAACTTTATCTTTAGTCTAGGTTGATTATTATTCTCTAATATTAGCATAAAcattaaagataaaaataatttttattagtaacaaaatgtattttaataaaattgagtTATTACATATGATTACGTGAGCATAGTTTATGGGGCTtctctttgattttttttaatgaaatggtatatatattcaaataaaattgcTAATTAAAACAAGTGGAGGCTGGTGGAGAGCTTTCATAAAAGAAAGGCTTTTTTAATTCAGTCTATACAACTTAACCCAAACTTACTCATAATCCTAAACCTTTTCTTTATTTCTCTAGAAACCCTTTCTTTGCAACAAAGAAGAATatgtgtgtgtttttttttttttttttttttttttttaattctacacCACTAAACCCAAACTCACTCATAATTCTAAGCCTTTTCGTCGGTCGTAGAGAGTTGAACTTGAAGCTCAGCAGCCGGCTTGACATCCTCATCTTTCAGGGTGGTCTGAACATTATTATAGCATGCATGAAGAACTAGTTGCGTAGCTCCTGATAATATCCCCACACTGTTCCCAATCTGCAACACCAATTATATAAGACTCATCATTTATCATACATTCATTGTAATTGAATAATATTAAGGTGAAAAAATATTACCAAAATGAAGACATCAAGTTTATCCACCACAGCATAAAAGACCCAAATGATTCCATTGAGAAATATAGCCAAGGATAGATAGAATGGCATGTACTTGACGCTCTTTTTTATAATCACTTTCCTCTGTGATTAATTAAAAACCCCAAATATAATTCATCAACATCCCCacttaatatatatacatatatacacagACACACACATAACTAAAAAATGAAAAGCCAAATGAAAAATAGCATACCATcatggtaagaggcgaagcataCATGAGCACATTAAATACGAGACAAATGATCCCTACAATTTTTGATCTTTGCTCATGGGTATCACTGAACTTCAATATGCATGCCACCAAAATGGCCAAAAAAACAAGCTCTATGAAGATCCATTTAATTACTTTAacctgaaattaattaattaccaatatcatcggagaaaataaaattatattattattgacAATTAATGATTATATAAATACTCACTCGACCATTCCTTTGAGCATGTATGAAGAAGATGGTAACATAAATAGCTTCCATGGCAAGTCCAATGCTGTTGATGGACATCAAGAGAGTGTCTTTATGGACCACTGGCAGGCCATAAAAACTCCATAGAGAGCAGTTCAATATGGTTGCTAGATAGGAGTCTGGCTTGAACTCCCCAACTGATTTGCTTTTCAAAATTTCCACAAATGTGGGGCTGCAAAGAATTTTCACATATTTCACCTGAATTGGCTATAGCCAAtagctattaattaattaaataacacATACTGATATAATGTTAAGTAACTTAGAAGGAAGGAGAAGGCATATATTACATTGGTGAGCCAAATAGGCAAACAGAGAGTATATTtcctgccaaaaaaaaaaaaagaaaagagagagaaatttAAGGCTAATGCAATTCTAGTTAATTAAGAGCTAGAACACCtttgtatttaataaaataagatgaagaaaataattaaaaataaaaaatatggcAGCAAGTAGCAAAAAGataaagcaacattaccaaaattttttttattagaaaattatattaattatagaaTAATGGGTTGAATTTGAAAAACATACCTATGATGCCTATAATAGTCCTCGCTACTTCTCTGTCAACCATCATCATTGTGGCTAATGAGACTTTTAAAAAGAAGGATGAATCTTCAGGAGAAAGATGAGAGAAAGttggaaagagagaagagaaaccAGCACAACCTCataagaaaatcaagaaaaaatgaATTTCGACTTAAAAGTGAGGGAGTTCCTATACAATTAATTACTAAGGAATGCTACTCTATGCATTTATAAATTTTCCATTGTTTAGCCATCTCTAATTACCATAACTCTTAACTCCACATGACATGGATACAGTTTCTTTTGATTCTTTCTTGGCATGGAAAGTCTCTTCTTGACAAGTTTGAGAAGTATTTTATATTTAGAAGTCACTGTAGGCAGATTCTAAACTTAATTGCCATTAATATAAGATGCCAGCTATCATATCTTTGTAAGAAGCCATAGGAAGTCTAGCATTGCTTGTATAGTTTGTCATTAAGTCAGTATTAATGTCCTCATTTGTTAATTTTCCCATGTGTTTTCTTATTGAGGGCTGATATATTTGGTACAAAACCAATACATGTCCTTTTatcacattattattattattattattattattatttattattaaagaaaaatttaaaatttgtctcTCTTTATTTAATATACTTTTTTGAtaattttgagttttttattttgtttttctacattttaattggaccaattaaaatattttttaatctaaaaactcatatttatttataattaattatgattataaAAATCTAATCATATCATTCATATGTATTACTATTTTCCTATTTTGtggtttttaatatttaaaattttaattattacattATTACATATAATGAAGCAAACCTAAAGTTATGATATTTGATTATggacttaaattaaaaaaaatatttgtttataatttaaaataaacctTTTTGTAAAAGTTATTATTTCAAATGATAATTAGGTAATTGGATTTCTTTATTAGTGattattgtaaatatttttctattaaaaattatttaatataatagtTTTGCAAATTATGAATATATCTCAAAACTAAGAATCAAAGGAAATCATCAAATGAAACTAAATGTCAATTCTTTTCATAAAATCttctgtttttcttttctttaataattttggttTTGATCAATTTTACACCTAATCATATTAGACAGATGATTAATAATTCCAAGGTAAATTAGTGAGAAAAAGTAAATACGTACATTATCTTTTTATAGCCTAATATATATGGAAATGTCtaactttcatatatatatatatatatatatatatataaatgcaaCTGAGCtgcaataaattgaattaatttccaTTTTGCATTAACAAGCAAATGCATTTGGGTCCCATCTTGAAAGTCGTCGTCAACttgaaaatttttgtccattgaaattttatattgtttATCGCATATATTGAGCTTCCGTGTTTTTATTTTTTCGTTACATTCTTTTTATCGAAAGATTGATGATTCGTTGATGAAAATTAAGTAGGCATCAAACTTATATTTGGGTGTGTATTTGCATGAGTCATAAAAGCTACGTGGTGGCTCTCTTTTCTGATGCAAAGGAGTAGACCTGGCTACTGATATTGTTAGGATCGAAATCGACACTTCAAAATTAATCACGGAAACAAAAATTATATGGAAAAAATTTTCCATGAGAATATTTTTCACTATTTATTATAATGCTAAATTAATAGTATACGatttatgttatatatatatatatatataaatatttttactttttaattagattattaaaatctaaaaattaactttttcttttaaaaagaaattatttttaaaaaataatttaattttttattgaaataaaatctTTGATTGACCAATTTTTAAATATctcaaatataaaaaaatatgaaaaatattttatgggaaaataatttctgtaaaataaatagaatcttAAATTATTTTAGTAAAGTCATTCCAATCAGcttttgaatttaaaaaaaaaaaaagcgcttTATCGAGAAATTTTGTCCTAATAAGGAAAGTTTCGCGgggatttcatttcatattactaTTGAATTTTTACTAATGAATTTTTCATGCCATACGTAATTTAATGAGTAAATTATTATTTGTAGAATACTTGTTTCATTGAGTTCTCGATATAGTATAATAGTGTATATATAATGATACAAGAATCTTAGGAATGATAGACTCCTTAGTTAATCATATGCATAAGGATAACCTATATCTATAAGATATGTACAATGAGATAATCCTTATCATACCCCCTCAATCCA
The Hevea brasiliensis isolate MT/VB/25A 57/8 chromosome 15, ASM3005281v1, whole genome shotgun sequence genome window above contains:
- the LOC110663084 gene encoding bidirectional sugar transporter SWEET4-like; this encodes MVDREVARTIIGIIGNILSVCLFGSPIPTFVEILKSKSVGEFKPDSYLATILNCSLWSFYGLPVVHKDTLLMSINSIGLAMEAIYVTIFFIHAQRNGRVKVIKWIFIELVFLAILVACILKFSDTHEQRSKIVGIICLVFNVLMYASPLTMMRKVIIKKSVKYMPFYLSLAIFLNGIIWVFYAVVDKLDVFILIGNSVGILSGATQLVLHACYNNVQTTLKDEDVKPAAELQVQLSTTDEKA